From Desulfovibrio inopinatus DSM 10711, the proteins below share one genomic window:
- a CDS encoding FG-GAP repeat domain-containing protein, translated as MNIRKMSITGLLCLATVLSAICALAADVKTFTVEPFAVHGPEKYQYLSQGIKSMLNSRLTWTNHFQPVADNAKADYKVSGSVTISGNIASVDATVSGPDGQSWPQSTKAKLDGLIPAMEGVADNINAKIFKRPAKPGSANAASAKTGQAPMNPNFVVNATEGELGANPYLNPRFRYVQGPDTPGRWRSQSLRFPSFGVAVGDITGDGNNETILMGQDGIHAFTYSDRQLKPLADYETSPNLMLLHVDLFDLNKDGRSEIIVAGYINKEAASLILSYENGKLVVKADRIKYFLTVAPVPPEFSRSLVGGKSHPRDLFQEGIYEMIYSGGTVQASSKVNLPRKANPFNFAFYPEESGYKVILVNNNDRLVVYTSSGELMAETEEKYAGSAIGLQFDDLMAPMDKPDADYLWTYYYVPLPLLVANLDKDNRYELLVNKNISVAAQFFENFRSFAQGEIHAMYWDGVGLNLMWKTRRIKGTVTGYTLADIDNDGEKQLVVAVNTYPGPSGFGKSRTVIYAYDLNTDSDPNATGYSNVEPAQE; from the coding sequence ATGAACATCAGAAAAATGTCGATAACGGGTCTCCTCTGCCTGGCCACGGTCCTCTCGGCCATATGTGCCCTCGCAGCGGACGTAAAGACCTTTACGGTGGAACCCTTCGCAGTCCACGGCCCTGAGAAATATCAATACCTGAGTCAGGGCATAAAGAGCATGCTCAACTCGCGCCTGACCTGGACAAACCACTTCCAACCTGTGGCCGACAACGCGAAAGCCGACTATAAAGTCTCAGGATCGGTGACGATTTCGGGCAACATAGCCAGTGTCGATGCCACCGTTTCCGGACCTGACGGACAGAGCTGGCCGCAATCCACCAAAGCAAAACTTGACGGTCTCATTCCTGCTATGGAAGGAGTGGCCGACAATATCAATGCTAAGATTTTCAAACGCCCGGCCAAACCGGGGAGCGCCAATGCAGCCAGCGCCAAAACGGGCCAAGCTCCCATGAACCCGAATTTCGTGGTCAATGCAACGGAAGGTGAGCTGGGCGCCAACCCCTACCTCAACCCTCGTTTCCGGTATGTTCAAGGACCGGACACGCCGGGCCGTTGGCGGAGCCAGAGCTTGCGTTTCCCCTCGTTTGGCGTCGCCGTGGGTGACATCACCGGTGACGGCAACAATGAAACCATCCTCATGGGACAGGATGGTATCCACGCCTTCACATACTCAGATCGACAGCTCAAGCCCCTGGCCGATTACGAGACTTCCCCCAATCTTATGCTGCTCCACGTCGACCTGTTCGACTTGAACAAGGATGGCAGATCGGAAATCATTGTTGCCGGCTATATCAATAAAGAAGCTGCATCCCTTATTCTGAGCTACGAAAACGGTAAGCTTGTAGTCAAAGCCGACCGCATCAAATACTTTTTGACCGTAGCCCCTGTTCCCCCCGAGTTCAGCCGTTCACTGGTCGGTGGCAAAAGCCACCCTCGTGATCTCTTCCAGGAGGGAATTTATGAAATGATTTACTCGGGCGGGACCGTGCAGGCCTCGTCGAAAGTCAACCTGCCAAGAAAGGCGAATCCGTTCAACTTCGCTTTCTACCCGGAAGAATCGGGCTATAAAGTTATCCTCGTCAACAACAATGACCGTCTTGTTGTGTACACCTCAAGCGGAGAACTCATGGCTGAAACCGAAGAAAAATATGCCGGTTCGGCTATCGGTTTACAGTTTGACGATCTCATGGCCCCCATGGATAAACCCGATGCCGACTACCTGTGGACATACTATTATGTCCCGCTGCCCTTATTGGTTGCCAACCTCGACAAAGACAACCGGTATGAGCTTTTGGTCAACAAAAACATATCGGTAGCGGCCCAGTTTTTTGAAAACTTCCGCAGCTTCGCCCAAGGTGAAATCCACGCCATGTATTGGGATGGAGTTGGTCTCAACTTGATGTGGAAAACACGCCGCATCAAAGGCACCGTCACCGGTTACACTCTGGCTGACATTGATAACGACGGCGAAAAACAATTGGTTGTCGCTGTGAATACGTATCCTGGTCCATCCGGATTCGGCAAAAGCCGAACCGTCATCTATGCCTACGACCTGAATACCGATTCGGACCCCAATGCAACAGGGTATTCCAACGTTGAACCCGCGCAAGAATAG
- a CDS encoding M48 family metallopeptidase produces MIQTVILLCVLCALIATFVLRESARRLNLSALSSSVPEEFVGIYDADAYRRSQEYTKQATRLGSIEDGFGTVILCLCLATGVFGLLDRFVVGLNLSPLATGLVYLGVVTLVADLVLATPFSIYSTFVLEERFGFNRTTGKTFFLDKCKGYLITAILGGGLASLIILFFNAMGPAGWVPAWIGIALVTIGVMYFAPSIILPLFNTFTPLEDPELKAAIEDLAQQYAFTLEGIFVMDGSRRSSRGNAFFTGLGSRKRIALFDTLINTMTTEEIVAVLAHEIGHWKKRHIVKSIMLEMLKTGLLLFLFSCILESPVFFQAFGIATPSVAAGLIVFGIIYQPVILLLSFLSNALSRKHEFEADALSAEATRHPQALIDALKRLSVDNLSNLTPHWFYVMLNASHPPVLERIQRLRSMI; encoded by the coding sequence ATGATTCAAACTGTGATTCTTTTGTGTGTTCTTTGTGCATTGATTGCCACTTTTGTCCTTCGGGAGAGCGCTAGACGACTCAATCTCTCCGCACTGTCTTCATCCGTGCCAGAAGAATTTGTCGGTATCTATGATGCCGACGCTTATCGCCGCTCCCAAGAATATACCAAACAGGCCACGCGCCTTGGTTCCATTGAGGATGGATTCGGGACGGTTATATTGTGTTTATGCCTGGCGACCGGTGTTTTCGGCTTGCTCGACCGGTTTGTCGTGGGGTTGAATCTTTCCCCTTTGGCAACCGGGTTGGTGTATCTGGGGGTTGTTACGCTTGTCGCGGACCTCGTGCTTGCCACACCCTTCTCCATCTATTCAACTTTCGTTTTGGAAGAGCGTTTTGGTTTCAACCGGACAACAGGAAAAACGTTTTTTCTTGATAAATGCAAAGGCTATCTCATCACGGCCATCCTTGGGGGAGGGCTTGCGAGCCTGATCATTCTTTTTTTCAATGCGATGGGACCAGCCGGCTGGGTGCCAGCCTGGATCGGGATTGCACTTGTTACGATTGGTGTCATGTATTTCGCCCCGAGCATTATCTTACCGCTTTTCAACACGTTTACGCCTCTTGAGGATCCGGAACTCAAAGCCGCTATTGAGGACTTGGCGCAGCAATATGCGTTCACGCTTGAGGGAATTTTTGTCATGGATGGGTCGCGTCGATCGAGCCGAGGGAATGCATTCTTTACCGGGCTGGGTTCACGAAAGCGCATTGCATTGTTTGATACATTGATAAACACAATGACCACAGAAGAAATTGTCGCTGTCTTGGCTCATGAGATTGGTCATTGGAAAAAACGACATATTGTTAAATCGATCATGCTGGAGATGCTCAAAACCGGTTTATTGCTGTTTCTGTTTTCCTGCATTCTGGAATCGCCGGTATTTTTTCAGGCATTCGGCATTGCAACGCCATCGGTTGCAGCGGGTCTGATCGTTTTTGGCATTATTTATCAGCCTGTCATATTGCTGCTGTCGTTTCTTTCCAATGCGCTTTCGCGAAAACATGAATTTGAAGCCGATGCGTTGAGTGCCGAGGCTACTCGGCATCCCCAAGCGTTGATTGATGCCCTTAAACGGTTGAGTGTCGACAATTTATCGAATCTGACCCCACACTGGTTCTATGTCATGCTCAATGCGAGTCATCCTCCTGTTCTGGAGCGCATTCAGCGTCTGCGTTCGATGATTTGA
- the clcA gene encoding H(+)/Cl(-) exchange transporter ClcA — translation MTAAPQPEHPEHTPSEPEVPGAYCPISPFRTILVELGLKSRRYTLIFFLAILVGALAGLVGATFQILVVHVMKWLSLTTAFFNSTEFRTLVETWLAHAIGPKTATSIVSAVPSLPWLPSTVLCALMVTLAFTLTKRFAPEASGSGVQEIEGALEYIRPLRWRKVLPIKFIGGVLSLGSGMVLGREGPTIQLGGNLGEMISEMFGLDKDNAHILIASGAGAGLGAAFNAPLAGILFVVEEMRPQFHYNFLSVQCVVAACAAADIVLRMFTGQEADMAMTHFAAPSLGSLALFAIFGGMFGIFGYVFNFLLVRTLDAFDFIRARAAIAFRMAIGGMIGFLAWAMVDIVGGGYAVIPKVLNFEYTPNMLLFLFAARFLATMICYGSGAPGGIFAPMLALGTLFGMWFGHYATTYFPNIVAHAEIFTVAGMGALFAATVRAPLTGIILVVEMTMNYALILPLIVTCMAASVISEGLGGKPVYSILLERTLRITNSVKSSNADAECAPEQEDDSH, via the coding sequence ATGACCGCTGCCCCTCAACCGGAACATCCTGAACACACTCCCTCTGAACCAGAGGTACCAGGAGCATACTGTCCGATCTCACCATTTCGAACGATTCTCGTTGAACTCGGACTGAAATCTCGCCGGTATACGCTGATTTTTTTTCTCGCCATTCTGGTAGGAGCTTTGGCCGGACTTGTCGGGGCGACATTTCAAATCCTTGTCGTCCATGTCATGAAGTGGCTGAGCTTAACCACTGCCTTTTTCAATAGCACTGAGTTTCGTACTCTTGTCGAAACATGGTTAGCCCACGCCATTGGACCGAAGACGGCAACATCGATTGTTTCGGCGGTACCGTCACTCCCTTGGCTCCCGAGCACGGTGCTCTGTGCACTCATGGTGACTCTGGCATTTACGCTTACCAAACGCTTTGCGCCGGAAGCCTCCGGAAGCGGCGTCCAAGAAATTGAAGGGGCACTGGAGTACATTCGGCCACTACGCTGGCGCAAGGTCTTGCCGATTAAATTCATCGGCGGTGTCCTCTCGCTGGGATCAGGCATGGTTCTTGGACGTGAAGGACCAACCATTCAACTCGGTGGCAACCTCGGGGAAATGATCTCCGAAATGTTCGGGCTCGACAAAGACAACGCCCATATCCTTATTGCCTCGGGAGCTGGAGCCGGACTCGGTGCCGCGTTTAACGCTCCACTTGCCGGCATTTTGTTTGTCGTCGAGGAAATGCGACCACAATTCCACTATAACTTTCTTTCCGTACAGTGCGTTGTCGCAGCCTGCGCGGCTGCCGACATTGTGCTCCGTATGTTCACCGGCCAAGAAGCGGATATGGCGATGACACATTTCGCCGCGCCCTCTTTAGGTTCCCTCGCGTTGTTTGCCATCTTTGGCGGTATGTTCGGCATTTTTGGATATGTGTTTAATTTTCTCCTCGTGCGTACTCTCGATGCGTTCGACTTCATCAGAGCCCGTGCGGCTATCGCGTTTCGTATGGCTATCGGCGGCATGATCGGCTTTCTTGCGTGGGCCATGGTCGACATCGTCGGCGGTGGATATGCTGTTATCCCCAAAGTCCTCAACTTCGAATATACGCCGAACATGCTGCTGTTTTTATTTGCCGCTCGTTTCCTCGCCACGATGATCTGTTACGGTTCCGGCGCCCCTGGCGGTATCTTTGCTCCTATGCTCGCACTCGGCACTCTGTTTGGTATGTGGTTCGGACATTATGCCACAACCTACTTTCCCAACATTGTAGCTCACGCAGAGATTTTTACCGTTGCAGGGATGGGGGCTCTCTTCGCCGCCACAGTCCGCGCGCCGCTGACAGGCATTATTTTAGTGGTGGAAATGACCATGAACTACGCGCTCATTTTACCACTCATAGTCACCTGTATGGCGGCATCAGTCATTTCCGAAGGTCTCGGCGGAAAGCCCGTCTACTCCATTTTGCTCGAACGAACGTTACGCATAACCAATAGCGTCAAATCATCGAACGCAGACGCTGAATGCGCTCCAGAACAGGAGGATGACTCGCATTGA
- a CDS encoding sulfite exporter TauE/SafE family protein: MPLPTPEESTHRIQGTLLFFFFGLCIGTMASFAGMGGGFLIVPLLLGCGFSSGRAVGTSLSCVLLLTTSSLVAAISEGTIDPVFGLLIGIGGALGAQIGSRLVHHVPTRIFRKIFSFVLLALALFLVADSKFGLRELGITHFSQNPVHMSHLSIVGLGFLVGIVASFVGLGGGFLLTPILIGLGFSSERATGTAFIAILVIALSSVVVHLRKKVKIAFHTALFLGLGGITGAQIGNRLLPFVPQEGFKIFFALVLASLSLFIFRQHENDNHERSTG; the protein is encoded by the coding sequence ATGCCCTTGCCTACCCCTGAAGAGAGTACCCATCGTATCCAAGGAACGCTTCTGTTCTTTTTCTTCGGCCTTTGTATAGGGACCATGGCCTCCTTTGCCGGTATGGGAGGAGGATTTCTTATCGTACCGCTTTTGCTCGGGTGTGGTTTTTCCTCTGGTCGGGCCGTTGGAACGTCCTTATCTTGCGTTCTTCTTCTGACAACATCTTCTCTGGTCGCCGCAATCAGCGAAGGGACGATAGACCCGGTGTTCGGTCTGCTCATCGGAATTGGGGGAGCGCTTGGCGCGCAAATTGGCTCTCGACTCGTTCACCATGTGCCAACACGAATTTTCCGTAAGATATTCTCTTTTGTTCTTCTTGCTCTGGCATTGTTTCTTGTGGCTGACAGTAAATTCGGCTTGCGCGAACTCGGCATCACCCATTTCAGTCAAAACCCGGTGCACATGAGTCATCTGTCTATTGTTGGACTTGGATTTCTTGTTGGTATAGTGGCTTCGTTTGTTGGTCTCGGAGGTGGGTTCTTGCTGACGCCCATTCTCATCGGGTTGGGGTTTTCCTCTGAACGAGCAACGGGGACCGCCTTTATCGCCATTCTTGTCATTGCGTTATCATCGGTGGTGGTTCACCTTCGCAAGAAGGTCAAAATTGCATTTCACACCGCGCTTTTCCTCGGTCTTGGCGGCATAACAGGTGCCCAAATCGGGAACCGACTGCTTCCCTTTGTCCCGCAAGAAGGGTTCAAAATATTCTTTGCCCTTGTTCTCGCCAGTTTGAGTCTCTTTATTTTCAGGCAACACGAGAACGACAACCATGAACGTAGCACAGGGTAA
- the cls gene encoding cardiolipin synthase translates to MTFENPWTIWVAIATVVYIGGTVAALFAVKEARTPQGATAWVMGLVAFPFIAFPLYLIFGRRRFEGYVNARRSGDREIRHIGERVMDEVNLFRAESQDIKDFLVLERLAHLPFTEHNSAQLFTTGKDTFDAIFEAVESAKSYILIQFFIYRNDTLGTALAARLKIKAMQGVKVYFMFDEIGSSHLPSSFIDELTKAGIEVHPFNTASKLRNRLQINFRNHRKIVLVDGHMAFVGGYNVGDEYLGKNPKLGPWRDTHMRLTGPSVLAVQLSFLEDWHWATGETPKLFWHANAASNNGMNGLVLAMGPADYRETCALFFLHCIQSAKHRIWIASPYFVPDQDVMSALKLAALRGVDVRILLPSRADHLLVYMTAFSYIDEAEESGIQFYRYLDGFMHQKTVLIDNRAAAIGTANLDNRSFRLNFEMMFFFPDREFAEKVGTMLHHDFMKSRRATSEELAAKPFLFRLFVPVAKLFSPIL, encoded by the coding sequence GTGACATTCGAAAATCCCTGGACAATTTGGGTTGCCATCGCAACGGTGGTCTACATTGGCGGAACCGTAGCTGCGTTGTTTGCGGTGAAGGAAGCCCGTACACCGCAAGGTGCGACAGCATGGGTGATGGGGTTGGTTGCCTTTCCCTTTATTGCGTTCCCTCTGTATCTCATTTTTGGTCGACGTCGATTTGAAGGCTACGTGAATGCGCGGCGTTCCGGAGATCGCGAAATTCGTCATATCGGCGAACGAGTGATGGATGAGGTCAACCTTTTTCGTGCAGAAAGCCAAGATATTAAAGATTTTCTTGTTCTCGAACGGCTTGCTCACCTCCCTTTTACCGAACATAACAGCGCCCAGTTGTTTACTACGGGTAAAGATACATTTGATGCGATTTTCGAGGCTGTCGAAAGCGCGAAATCGTATATTCTCATTCAATTTTTTATTTATCGAAACGATACTCTGGGAACAGCTCTTGCCGCCCGTCTCAAAATTAAAGCGATGCAAGGCGTCAAAGTCTATTTCATGTTTGATGAAATAGGCAGCAGCCATTTACCTTCGTCATTTATTGATGAATTGACCAAGGCCGGCATTGAAGTACATCCCTTTAACACGGCGTCAAAACTCCGCAATCGGTTGCAGATCAATTTTCGCAATCACCGGAAAATCGTCCTTGTCGATGGACATATGGCATTCGTGGGGGGATACAATGTCGGTGATGAATATTTGGGAAAGAATCCGAAACTTGGGCCATGGCGCGATACGCACATGCGCTTGACTGGTCCATCTGTTCTTGCCGTGCAATTGTCATTTCTGGAAGATTGGCACTGGGCCACAGGAGAAACACCAAAGCTGTTCTGGCATGCTAACGCCGCCAGTAACAACGGGATGAACGGACTTGTCCTCGCTATGGGGCCGGCGGATTACCGAGAAACCTGTGCGTTGTTCTTTCTGCATTGCATTCAGAGCGCCAAACACCGTATATGGATTGCTTCTCCATATTTCGTTCCTGACCAGGATGTGATGAGCGCCTTGAAGCTGGCCGCATTACGTGGGGTCGATGTGCGTATCCTCTTACCCAGTCGCGCTGACCATCTGCTTGTGTACATGACCGCCTTTTCCTACATTGATGAAGCGGAAGAGTCCGGCATTCAGTTCTATCGCTATCTCGACGGATTTATGCATCAAAAAACCGTACTCATCGATAATAGAGCGGCAGCGATTGGGACAGCTAATCTCGATAACCGATCTTTTCGGTTGAATTTTGAGATGATGTTCTTTTTCCCGGATCGTGAGTTTGCCGAGAAAGTCGGAACCATGCTCCATCATGATTTTATGAAATCACGACGTGCCACTTCGGAGGAGCTTGCCGCGAAACCATTTTTGTTTCGCTTGTTCGTTCCTGTTGCCAAATTGTTCTCGCCGATTTTGTAG